In Xiphophorus maculatus strain JP 163 A chromosome 18, X_maculatus-5.0-male, whole genome shotgun sequence, a single genomic region encodes these proteins:
- the LOC102237671 gene encoding lysophosphatidic acid receptor 6-like gives MNNTTSLLDNSNCSKNDMFKYPLYSTVFSIVFVVGLITNVVALYIFTCSLKMRNETTTYMMNLVVSDLLFVFTLPLRVFYFINKNWPFGGIFCQISVSLFYTNMYGSMLFLTCISVDRFLAIVHPFRSRMLRTKRNAKIVCAAVWVLVLSGSLPTGFLLNSTTPDTQGNTFCFENFSSNTWKSHLSKVVIFIETVGFLIPLLLNVCCSIMVLQTLRRPQTVSRGGKVNKTKILRMIIVHLCIFCFCFIPYNVNLVFYALVRTKTIKGCFTESVVRTIYPIALCIAVSNCCFDPIVYYFTSETIQNSFKRKSQATRSFDVKFSEAMQSESSPSFQWSLKNLKAKVFHSESSV, from the coding sequence ATGAATAACACTACAAGCCTGCTGGACAATTCAAACTGCAGCAAGAATGACATGTTCAAATACCCCCTGTACAGCACAGTCTTCAGCATCGTGTTTGTGGTCGGGCTCATCACCAATGTGGTGGCCCTGTACATATTCACATGCTCTCTGAAAATGAGGAACGAGACCACCACATACATGATGAACCTGGTGGTGTCCGACTTGCTGTTTGTCTTCACACTGCCTCTGAGGGTCTTCTACTTCATAAACAAGAACTGGCCCTTCGGGGGGATTTTCTGCCAGATCTCAGTCTCGCTCTTCTACACCAACATGTACGGCAGCATGCTCTTTCTCACGTGCATCAGCGTGGACCGCTTCCTGGCCATTGTGCACCCCTTTCGCTCGAGGATGCTCAGGACCAAACGCAACGCCAAGATAGTGTGCGCTGCCGTGTGGGTACTGGTACTTTCGGGGAGCCTCCCCACTGGGTTTCTGCTAAATAGTACCACACCGGACACTCAAGGGAACACTTTCTGCTTTGAGAACTTTTCATCCAATACATGGAAATCCCACCTGTCTAAAGTGGTGATCTTCATAGAGACAGTTGGTTTCCTCATTCCTCTTCTACTCAACGTTTGTTGCTCCATCATGGTGTTACAGACGCTGCGGCGCCCACAGACCGTCAGTCGTGGGGGAAAGGTGAACAAAACCAAGATCTTGCGGATGATAATCGTGCACTTGtgcattttttgcttttgcttcatCCCCTATAACGTCAACTTGGTGTTTTATGCTCTGGTCCGCACCAAAACCATAAAGGGATGCTTTACTGAGTCGGTGGTTCGAACAATCTATCCGATAGCTCTTTGCATCGCTGTGTCCAACTGTTGCTTCGATCCTATTGTGTACTACTTCACCTCAGAGACAATCCAGAACTCCTTCAAGAGGAAGTCTCAGGCCACCCGTTCGTTTGACGTCAAGTTCTCCGAGGCCATGCAGTCTGAGAGCAGCCCCAGTTTTCAATGGAGCCTAAAGAATCTGAAAGCTAAGGTCTTCCACAGCGAGTCTTCTGTATGA